From Aptenodytes patagonicus chromosome 1, bAptPat1.pri.cur, whole genome shotgun sequence, one genomic window encodes:
- the TLR7 gene encoding LOW QUALITY PROTEIN: toll-like receptor 7 (The sequence of the model RefSeq protein was modified relative to this genomic sequence to represent the inferred CDS: substituted 1 base at 1 genomic stop codon) — protein MSFYTLLCTXAEPLGTSFVLFSSALIYSLLQRQICQTWKHTENDRLLEFDPRRLSVFPSVAAGTLSMTGEGRHFTVCCGVQRWIKVPCAKMLNALPFVLLFLFPMLLSGAWFPKSLPCDVNAFEGTVTVDCTDRRLMEVPRGIPTNATNLTLNINHIPHISPTSFAHLENLVEIDFRCNCVPVRMGPKDHVCTSRPEIENGSFAALTRLKSLYLDANQLLEIPQGLPTTLSLLSLEANSIFSIQRANLSELGNIEILYLGQNCYYRNPCNVSFEIEKTAFLELKKLTILSLKSNNLTHIPPNLSSTLKELYIYNNMIQVIQEQDLSALHNLEILDLSGNCPRCYNAPYPCIPCPKSTIEIHSKAFYSLKNLRILRLHSNSLQSIPSIWFKNIRNLKELDLSQNFLIKEIGDAQFLKFIPGLVELDLSFNFELQMYSPSLNLSKTFSSLSNLETLRLRGYVFKELREGNLDPLLSLRNLTVLDLGTNFIKVADLKVFKEFPALKFIDLSVNKISPSSGESNFYGFCSNPRISVEQYNRQVLHEMHYFRYDEYGRSCRSKDKEAASYQSSVNEECLKYGETLDLSRNNIFFINPSDFRGLSFLRCLNLSGNAISQTLNGSEFYYLSGLKYLDFSNNRIDLLYSTAFKELKLLEILDLSNNKHYFLAEGVTHVLSFVKNLAHLKKLMMNENEISTTINTGMESQSLQILEFRGNRLNVLWMDGNARYLSFFKNLTSLEQLDISFNSLSFLPHGVFEAMPPELKILNLTNNQMKSFNWGKLHCLKKLVTLDLSNNLLVTVPQELSNCSSTLQELVLRNNRIQRLSKHFLRGAFKLKYLDLSSNRIQIIKKSSFPENVINNLRMLLLHGNPFKCNCDAVWFVWWINQTQVTIPLLATDVTCAGPGAHKGRSVVFLDLYTCELDTSYLILYALSTSTVLGFMVFTVTSHLYFWDVWYSYHYCTAKLKGYRRLSLPDACYDAFIAYDNKDPAVNEWVLTELVERLEDQKARQFNLCLEERDWLPGQPVFDNLSQSIQLSKKTIFVLTNKYIKSGSFKTIFYMAHQRLLDEKMDVIILIFLEKVLQKSRYVRLRKRLCRSSVLEWPTNPRSQPYFWQCLKNAIATSNTLAYNKLLQETV, from the exons ATGTCATTTTATACTCTCCTCTGTACCTGAGCTGAACCACTGGGGACCTcttttgtgctgttttcttctgctctgatTTACAGTCTCCTCCAGCGACAAATTTGCCAGACCTGGAAGCACACAGAAAATG ACAGGCTGCTGGAGTTTGATCCGCGGCGGTTGTCAGTATTTCCCTCGGTGGCTGCAGGTACCCTGTCCATGACTGGCGAGGGTCGGCACTTCACGGTCTGCTGTGGTGTGCAACGATGGATAAAG gtACCTTGTGCAAAGATGTTGAATGCATTGCCATTTGTCTTGCTCTTCCTATTTCCAATGCTGCTGTCAGGAGCTTGGTTTCCCAAAAGTTTACCCTGTGATGTTAATGCCTTTGAAGGCACTGTGACAGTGGACTGCACCGATCGGCGTCTCATGGAAGTCCCCAGAGGGATCCCTACAAACGCTACCAACCTTACCCTGAATATTAACCATATCCCCCATATCAGTCCAACATCCTTTGCTCATCTTGAAAACCTCGTGGAGATTGACTTCAGATGCAACTGTGTGCCTGTCAGAATGGGGCCCAAAGATCATGTGTGCACCAGCAGACCGGAGATTGAGAATGGCAGTTTTGCTGCCCTGACAAGACTGAAGTCATTGTATTTGGATGCAAACCAGCTGTTGGAAATACCCCAGGGTCTTCCTACTACTTTAAGTCTGCTGAGCCTGGAAGCGAACAGTATCTTTTCTATCCAAAGAGCCAATTTGTCAGAGCTAGGAAACATAGAAATATTGTATCTGGGACAGAACTGTTACTACCGTAATCCGTGCAATGTTTCATTTGAAATTGAAAAAACAGCCTTTCTGGAGCTGAAAAAATTAACAATACTATCCCTGAAGTCTAACAACTTAACTCATATTCCACCCAATTTGTCATCTACTTTAAAGGAATTGTATATTTACAATAACATGATTCAAGTGATTCAAGAACAAGATTTAAGTGCCCTTCACAACCTAGAAATTCTTGATCTGAGTGGTAATTGCCCACGTTGCTATAATGCCCCATATCCTTGTATTCCCTGCCCCAAGAGCACAATTGAGATACATTCAAAGGCTTTTTATTCCCTGAAAAATTTAAGAATTTTGCGACTTCACAGTAACTCTCTTCAGAGCATACCCAGCATCTGgtttaaaaacatcagaaatctCAAAGAGCTTGACCTCTCCCAAAATTTCCTCATAAAGGAGATTGGAGATGCTCAGTTTTTGAAGTTTATCCCTGGCCTTGTAGAGCTTGATTTGTCCTTTAATTTTGAACTGCAGATGTATTCTCCATCCTTGAATCTGTCTAAGACATTTTCCTCCCTCTCTAACCTGGAAACCCTGAGGCTCAGGGGTTATGTCTTTAAAGAACTGAGAGAAGGAAATCTAGATCCATTGCTCAGTCTTAGAAATCTAACAGTGTTGGATCTCGGGACTAATTTTATTAAAGTTGCTGACCTGAAAGTGTTCAAAGAATTCCCAGCTCTTAAATTCATAGACCTCTCAGTGAATAAAATTTCTCCTTCTTCAGGTGAAAGCAACTTTTATGGATTTTGCTCTAATCCTAGGATTTCAGTAGAGCAATACAACAGGCAAGTATTACACGAGATGCATTATTTCAGGTATGATGAGTATGGGCGAAGTTGCAGGTCCAAAGACAAAGAGGCTGCTTCCTACCAATCTTCAGTTAACGAAGAGTGCCTGAAATACGGAGAAACTCTGGATTTAAGCAgaaacaacatattttttattaacCCCTCAGACTTCCGTGGTCTTAGTTTCCTCAGATGCCTCAACTTGTCAGGTAATGCAATAAGTCAAACTTTAAATGGAAGTGAATTCTACTATTTGTCTGGATTGAAATATCTGGATTTTTCTAACAACAGGATTGACTTGCTATACTCAACTGCTTTCAAAGAGCTAAAGCTTTTAGAAATTCTAGACCTAAGCAATAACAAACATTATTTTCTGGCAGAAGGTGTTACTCATGTGCTTAGTTTTGTGAAAAACTTGGCCCATCTGAAGAAGCTGATGATGAATGAGAATGAGATTTCTACCACTATTAACACAGGAATGGAAAGCCAATCTCTTCAAATTTTAGAATTCAGAGGAAATCGTTTAAATGTTTTATGGATGGATGGGAATGCTAGATACTTGTCATTCTTCAAGAATCTGACCAGCCTGGAACAACTGGATATTTCCTTCAACTCGCTCAGTTTTTTGCCTCATGGTGTTTTTGAAGCTATGCCTCCAGAACTCAAGATCCTCAACTTAACCAATAACCAGATGAAGAGTTTCAACTGGGGAAAACTCCACTGTCTGAAGAAACTAGTAACTCTGGACCTCAGCAATAACCTTCTGGTTACTGTTCCCCAAGAACTGTCCAATTGCTCTTCAACCCTGCAAGAACTGGTGCTCCGAAACAATCGCATTCAACGGCTAAGCAAACATTTTCTCAGAGgtgcttttaaactgaaatactTGGACCTCAGCTCAAACAGGATCCAAATAATTAAGAAATCTAGCTTCCCTGAAAATGTCATTAACAATCTGAGGATGCTGCTTTTGCATGGCAATCCTTTCAAGTGCAATTGTGATGCCGTGTGGTTTGTTTGGTGGATCAATCAGACTCAAGTGACTATTCCTCTTCTGGCCACAGATGTGACCTGTGCTGGCCCAGGGGCACATAAGGGAAGGAGTGTGGTTTTCTTGGATCTGTATACCTGTGAGCTGGACACCTCGTATTTGATCCTGTATGCTCTGTCAACTTCAACAGTCCTAGGCTTTATGGTGTTCACAGTGACGAGCCATCTCTATTTCTGGGATGTATGGTATAGTTACCATTACTGCACTGCCAAGTTGAAGGGCTATCGGCGTTTATCTTTACCAGATGCTTGCTACGATGCTTTTATTGCCTATGACAATAAAGATCCGGCTGTGAATGAGTGGGTGCTGACAGAACTGGTTGAAAGGCTGGAAGATCAAAAAGCCAGACAGTTCAATTTATGCCTGGAAGAAAGGGACTGGCTCCCAGGACAGCCAGTCTTTGACAACCTTTCCCAGAGCATTCAGCTGAGCAAAAAGACCATATTTGTGCTGACCAACAAGTATATTAAAAGCGGCAGCTTCAAGACAATATTTTACATGGCCCACCAGCGGCTTCTTGATGAAAAAATGGATGTCATTATCTTGATATTTCTTGAGAAGGTTTTGCAGAAGTCCCGGTATGTccggctgaggaaaaggctgtgcaGAAGTTCTGTCCTGGAATGGCCAACTAACCCTCGATCTCAGCCCTACTTCTGGCAGTGCCTGAAAAATGCAATAGCTACAAGCAATACCCTGGCTTACAACAAGCTTCTCCAAGAAACTGTCTAG